A portion of the Polaribacter cellanae genome contains these proteins:
- a CDS encoding tetratricopeptide repeat protein, whose translation MKNLIRKKYLLSVFALIMSFTTFSQQTIANTSILKDYNNALNLYNNKAYAAAQKTFDKVVNEANVGSNLKTDATYFEAMCAIKLNQTDADKKVLSFVEQYPNSNKKNVAFFNVGNYYFANKKPAYALKWYLKVDTKILSREDKKELDFKMGYGFLTTNNLQLSKDRFLLLINDPKYGNDSRYYYGYIAYKLEDYGIAESTLKKMADNATYKAEITYYLLDISFKAGKFKRCIEVGKRLLPDAKKNLQSDISKIIGESYFNLEKYAAAIPYLKNYRGKKGKWNNTDYYQLGYAYYKQNDFENAINSFNKIIDQKNKVSQNAYAHLGECYLKVGQKNEALNAFKSASEMSFDVNIQQNTALNYAKLSYEAGNPFEPVSEVLQNYLKKYPKSKAYQEINKLVVSSFINDQNYQGAVDFLLKKKSDENIALIIEVSLYRGIQLFNEGKYKEALPFFSQAKKSITPEIKERAQFWEAETAYRLENYQDAILKLEALNKSLTSTDNELKLTDYTIGYGYFKLKEYKKSIVAFKKFLAKDSIDLDTKYDALIRLGDGYFASRNYTEAVKSYKIVADEFGLNSDYAQYQIGMSYGFIDDDEAKIEALKKVINNYKNSNLKDDALYQIANTYIKIKDHKNAHIAYDRLLEKYPNSVFLSRALLRQGLLYYNDNMNLQALKKYKEVVARFSNSPEALEAVANARNVYIDEGNLDDYISWTRTLKFINVSNSDIDNASFAVAEKKYLESKNNNEIIKSLIDYTRKFPEGIHKVKANYYLADVYFKNKEYQSAITPFKNVINEDRNEFSEESLSKLAQIYLQDGNYNEALPILDRLELEANNTENILFAQSNLMKAYFETKAYDFAEEYARKILQQDKIDANLENDARILIARSAFKNEDFRTAEEFYSEIEKTASGKLKAEALYYNAYFKNQQKEYEASNKIVQKLIAGYSNYKYWGVKSYVIMGKNYYGLKDVYQATFVLENVIKNFEKYEDIIQEAHEELNTIRENEAKTNNSVNPEKQ comes from the coding sequence ATGAAAAATCTTATTCGTAAAAAATACCTTCTTTCGGTTTTTGCTTTAATAATGTCTTTTACGACATTTTCGCAGCAAACAATTGCAAATACCAGTATTTTAAAAGATTATAACAATGCGTTAAATTTATACAATAACAAAGCATATGCTGCTGCACAAAAAACGTTCGACAAAGTTGTTAACGAAGCAAATGTTGGCTCGAATTTAAAAACAGATGCCACCTATTTCGAAGCTATGTGTGCTATAAAGTTAAACCAAACAGATGCAGATAAGAAAGTGCTTTCTTTTGTAGAGCAATACCCAAATAGTAATAAAAAAAATGTTGCTTTTTTTAATGTTGGAAACTATTACTTTGCAAATAAAAAGCCTGCTTATGCACTAAAGTGGTATTTAAAAGTAGACACAAAAATACTTTCGAGAGAAGATAAAAAAGAGCTTGACTTTAAAATGGGTTATGGGTTTTTAACCACAAACAACTTACAACTTTCTAAAGATCGTTTTTTATTATTAATAAATGACCCAAAATACGGAAACGATTCTCGTTATTATTATGGTTACATCGCTTATAAATTAGAAGATTATGGAATTGCAGAATCTACCCTTAAAAAAATGGCAGACAACGCAACTTATAAAGCAGAAATAACCTATTATTTATTAGATATTAGTTTTAAGGCCGGTAAATTTAAACGTTGTATTGAGGTTGGGAAAAGATTATTACCAGACGCAAAGAAAAATTTACAATCAGATATTTCTAAAATTATTGGAGAAAGTTATTTCAACTTAGAAAAATATGCAGCAGCTATTCCTTATTTAAAGAATTACAGAGGTAAAAAAGGAAAATGGAACAATACAGATTATTATCAACTTGGTTATGCTTATTACAAACAAAACGATTTTGAAAATGCCATTAATAGTTTCAATAAAATTATAGATCAAAAAAATAAAGTATCGCAAAATGCTTATGCTCATTTAGGTGAATGTTATTTAAAAGTCGGTCAGAAAAATGAAGCTCTAAATGCTTTTAAATCGGCTTCAGAAATGAGTTTCGACGTAAATATTCAACAAAACACCGCTTTAAATTATGCAAAACTAAGTTACGAAGCTGGCAACCCTTTTGAACCAGTTTCCGAAGTTCTACAAAACTATTTAAAGAAATATCCAAAATCGAAAGCTTATCAAGAAATAAATAAATTGGTAGTTTCTTCCTTTATAAACGACCAAAATTACCAAGGAGCTGTAGACTTTCTTTTAAAGAAAAAATCCGATGAAAATATAGCTTTAATTATAGAAGTTTCTTTGTATCGAGGAATTCAATTATTTAACGAAGGAAAATACAAAGAAGCATTACCATTTTTTTCTCAAGCTAAAAAATCTATAACTCCAGAAATTAAAGAAAGAGCGCAATTTTGGGAAGCAGAAACTGCATATCGTTTAGAAAATTACCAAGATGCTATTCTTAAATTAGAAGCTTTAAATAAATCTTTAACCTCTACTGATAATGAGCTTAAACTAACAGATTACACGATTGGTTATGGTTATTTTAAACTAAAAGAGTACAAAAAATCGATTGTTGCTTTTAAAAAGTTTTTAGCAAAAGATTCCATAGACTTAGATACGAAATACGATGCATTAATTCGTTTAGGAGATGGTTACTTTGCATCTAGAAATTATACTGAAGCTGTAAAATCTTACAAAATTGTTGCAGATGAATTTGGATTAAATTCCGATTATGCACAATATCAAATAGGTATGAGTTATGGTTTTATAGACGATGATGAAGCTAAAATCGAAGCTCTAAAAAAAGTAATTAATAATTACAAAAATTCTAATTTAAAAGACGATGCATTGTATCAAATTGCAAATACCTATATAAAAATTAAAGACCATAAAAATGCACACATTGCCTACGATCGTTTATTAGAAAAATACCCAAACAGTGTATTTCTTTCACGTGCGTTGTTAAGACAAGGTTTATTGTATTATAACGATAATATGAACCTACAAGCTCTAAAAAAATATAAAGAAGTTGTTGCTCGTTTTTCGAACTCTCCAGAAGCTCTTGAAGCTGTTGCAAATGCAAGAAATGTATATATAGACGAAGGAAATTTAGATGATTACATAAGTTGGACAAGAACCTTAAAATTTATAAATGTTAGCAATTCCGATATTGATAATGCATCTTTCGCTGTTGCTGAAAAGAAATATTTAGAGTCTAAAAACAACAACGAAATCATTAAAAGTTTAATAGATTATACTCGAAAATTTCCAGAAGGAATTCATAAAGTAAAAGCTAATTATTACTTAGCAGATGTCTATTTTAAAAATAAAGAATACCAAAGTGCCATTACTCCATTTAAAAATGTAATTAATGAAGATAGAAACGAATTTAGTGAAGAATCGCTAAGCAAATTAGCTCAAATTTATTTGCAGGATGGTAATTATAATGAAGCACTTCCTATTTTAGATAGATTAGAATTAGAGGCAAATAATACCGAGAATATTCTATTTGCACAAAGTAATTTAATGAAAGCCTATTTCGAAACCAAAGCCTACGATTTTGCAGAAGAATATGCACGAAAAATATTGCAACAAGATAAAATAGATGCTAATTTAGAAAACGATGCACGCATATTAATCGCAAGATCTGCCTTTAAAAATGAAGATTTTAGAACCGCAGAAGAATTTTATAGCGAAATAGAAAAAACGGCAAGTGGAAAGTTAAAAGCAGAAGCATTATACTACAATGCTTATTTTAAAAATCAGCAAAAAGAGTATGAAGCCTCTAATAAAATAGTTCAAAAATTAATTGCTGGTTACTCCAACTATAAATACTGGGGTGTTAAGAGTTATGTAATAATGGGTAAAAATTATTACGGTTTAAAAGATGTGTATCAAGCAACCTTTGTCTTAGAAAACGTAATTAAAAACTTCGAAAAATACGAAGATATCATTCAAGAAGCACACGAAGAACTAAATACCATTAGAGAAAACGAAGCCAAAACAAATAACTCCGTAAATCCAGAAAAACAATAA
- a CDS encoding cell division ATP-binding protein FtsE, with protein MENSVLQLEDAAIYQRDNLVLSKVNLTINTGDFYYLIGKTGSGKSSLMKTLYGDLPLKEGSGTIVGFDLNTLKEKQIPFLRRKIGIVFQDFKLLSDRNVFDNLKFVLKATGWKDKNLMKDKIHEVLNKVGMKSQYYKKTYELSGGEQQRVAIARALLNDPELILADEPTGNLDPKTSLEVMELLNSIHKSGKTILMATHDYQLIVKFKQKTLKCEGGELFEVAQQATV; from the coding sequence ATGGAAAATTCTGTTTTACAATTAGAGGACGCTGCTATTTATCAAAGAGATAATTTAGTACTCTCTAAAGTGAATTTAACAATTAATACTGGCGATTTCTACTATTTAATAGGAAAAACTGGCAGTGGAAAAAGTAGTTTGATGAAAACTTTGTATGGAGATTTACCTCTTAAAGAAGGTTCTGGAACCATTGTAGGTTTCGATTTAAATACTTTAAAAGAAAAACAAATTCCCTTTTTAAGAAGAAAAATAGGAATTGTTTTTCAGGATTTTAAACTTTTAAGTGATAGAAATGTCTTCGACAACTTAAAATTTGTTTTAAAAGCAACTGGCTGGAAAGACAAAAACTTAATGAAAGATAAAATTCACGAAGTTTTAAATAAGGTAGGTATGAAATCTCAATACTATAAAAAAACCTACGAACTTTCTGGAGGAGAACAACAAAGAGTGGCAATTGCAAGAGCTTTATTAAACGACCCAGAATTGATTTTAGCAGACGAACCAACAGGAAATTTAGACCCAAAAACTTCTTTGGAAGTGATGGAATTGTTAAACTCCATTCACAAAAGCGGCAAAACAATTTTAATGGCAACACACGATTACCAATTAATTGTAAAGTTTAAACAAAAAACGCTAAAATGCGAAGGTGGAGAACTGTTTGAAGTTGCCCAACAAGCCACAGTTTAA